From Streptomyces griseorubiginosus, one genomic window encodes:
- a CDS encoding FKBP-type peptidyl-prolyl cis-trans isomerase, with the protein MRRRSLIIAVPAGLATLAACGDDKSDSSKASDSTSPSASSSASAAPSPKIVDGPLPAITAGAKFGEKPTVAKGSGEPSDQLAVKTLITGNGTTVAEGDYVQAHYLGQIYSTAKIFDNSYDRKTPLVIQLAQNSIIDGWRYALAGKKAGSRVLFSVPPTWAYGKEGNAQAGIKGTDTLVFVVDIQNSFNGKSSAKGKNVPQTDAALPKVGTNTDGKAPSIEVPKKAAPTKLVSEYVIEGDGDEVAADSTLLVQYKGVVWDSGKEFDSTYSRKQLASFSLQQVVKGWAQGLTGKKVGSRVLISIPPKLGYGDKPPAGSGIEKDSTLVFTVDILAKM; encoded by the coding sequence GTGCGCCGACGCTCACTCATCATTGCCGTTCCCGCAGGACTGGCCACACTCGCCGCATGCGGTGACGACAAGTCCGACTCGAGCAAGGCGAGCGACAGCACGTCACCCTCGGCGTCGTCCTCGGCCTCGGCGGCGCCGTCGCCGAAGATCGTCGACGGACCGCTGCCGGCGATCACCGCGGGCGCCAAGTTCGGTGAGAAGCCGACCGTCGCCAAGGGCAGCGGCGAGCCGTCCGACCAGCTCGCGGTCAAGACGCTGATCACGGGCAACGGCACCACGGTCGCCGAGGGCGACTACGTCCAGGCCCACTACCTCGGCCAGATCTATTCCACCGCGAAGATCTTCGACAACTCCTACGACCGCAAGACGCCGCTGGTGATCCAGCTCGCGCAGAACAGCATCATCGACGGCTGGCGGTACGCCCTGGCCGGCAAGAAGGCCGGCAGCCGAGTCCTGTTCTCCGTCCCGCCCACCTGGGCGTACGGCAAGGAGGGCAACGCGCAGGCGGGCATCAAGGGCACCGACACGCTGGTGTTCGTCGTGGACATCCAGAACTCGTTCAACGGCAAGAGCTCCGCCAAGGGCAAGAACGTCCCGCAGACCGACGCCGCCCTGCCCAAGGTCGGCACCAACACCGACGGCAAGGCCCCCTCCATCGAGGTCCCCAAGAAGGCCGCGCCCACCAAGCTGGTGTCGGAGTACGTGATCGAGGGCGACGGCGACGAGGTCGCGGCCGACAGCACCCTGCTCGTGCAGTACAAGGGCGTGGTGTGGGACTCCGGCAAGGAGTTCGACTCGACGTACAGCAGGAAGCAGCTGGCGTCGTTCTCGCTCCAGCAGGTCGTCAAGGGCTGGGCGCAGGGCCTGACCGGCAAGAAGGTGGGCAGTCGGGTGCTCATCTCGATCCCGCCGAAGCTGGGCTACGGCGACAAGCCGCCGGCCGGCAGCGGTATCGAGAAGGACTCCACGCTTGTCTTCACCGTGGACATCCTGGCGAAGATGTGA
- a CDS encoding FKBP-type peptidyl-prolyl cis-trans isomerase: protein MSIDKPEIDFPEGAPPADLEIKDIWEGDGEVAQAGQTVTVHYVGVSFSTGEEFDASWNRGQPFRFPLGGGRVIKGWDQGVQGMKVGGRRQLTIPAHLAYGNQSPTPAIKPGETLIFVVDLIAV, encoded by the coding sequence GTGAGCATCGACAAGCCCGAGATCGACTTCCCTGAGGGCGCGCCCCCGGCGGACCTGGAGATCAAGGACATCTGGGAGGGCGACGGCGAGGTTGCGCAGGCCGGCCAGACCGTCACCGTCCACTACGTGGGCGTCTCCTTCAGCACCGGCGAGGAGTTCGACGCCAGCTGGAACCGCGGTCAGCCCTTCCGCTTCCCGCTGGGCGGCGGCCGGGTCATCAAGGGCTGGGACCAGGGTGTGCAGGGCATGAAGGTCGGTGGCCGTCGCCAGCTGACCATTCCGGCCCACCTCGCCTACGGCAACCAGAGCCCCACCCCGGCGATCAAGCCCGGTGAGACCCTGATCTTCGTGGTCGACCTCATCGCCGTCTGA
- a CDS encoding helix-turn-helix transcriptional regulator, translating into MAIAKAERLMNLALCLLGTRRPLSKRELRESIEAYLEANSDDSFNRMFERDKDDLRELGLVIETVENLDGEVGYLARRDSNRLPPITLDAEEAAALGLAAKVWQQARLAGAASGALQKLRAAGLPEDVDPYEAHGALEPRIPVHEASFEPLMLACRDRRPVVFDYRKATAARPEPRHVEPWALECWRGHWYLAGFDRDRGAERVFRLSRITGKVRSRGTRFTAPVPDVVTVRETVAGWAGETADRSALIRLRTGAGYPLRAKATAVRELGDGWDELEIPYGHGLDAWLVEFGPDVVVLEPAELRADVVDRLRAVAKG; encoded by the coding sequence ATGGCCATTGCCAAGGCCGAGCGGCTGATGAACCTGGCGCTGTGTCTGCTCGGGACGCGACGGCCGCTCAGCAAGCGGGAGCTTCGGGAGTCCATCGAGGCCTACCTGGAAGCGAATTCCGACGACTCCTTCAACCGGATGTTCGAGCGCGACAAGGACGATCTGCGCGAACTCGGGCTCGTCATCGAGACCGTTGAGAACCTCGACGGTGAAGTCGGTTATCTCGCGCGGCGGGACAGCAACCGGCTGCCGCCCATCACCCTCGACGCCGAGGAGGCAGCCGCCCTGGGCCTTGCCGCCAAGGTGTGGCAGCAGGCCCGGCTCGCGGGCGCGGCCAGCGGCGCGTTGCAGAAGCTGCGCGCGGCGGGACTGCCCGAGGACGTCGACCCGTACGAGGCCCATGGCGCCCTGGAGCCGCGCATCCCGGTGCACGAGGCCTCCTTCGAGCCGCTGATGCTCGCCTGCCGCGACCGCCGCCCCGTCGTCTTCGACTACCGCAAGGCCACCGCCGCCCGCCCCGAGCCCCGCCATGTCGAGCCGTGGGCGCTGGAGTGCTGGCGCGGCCACTGGTACCTGGCCGGGTTCGACCGCGACCGGGGTGCCGAGCGGGTGTTCCGGCTCTCCCGGATCACCGGGAAGGTGCGCTCGCGCGGGACCCGCTTCACCGCCCCCGTACCGGATGTCGTCACCGTCCGCGAGACCGTGGCCGGCTGGGCGGGGGAGACCGCCGACCGCAGCGCGCTGATCCGGCTGCGCACGGGCGCCGGATACCCCTTGCGGGCGAAGGCCACCGCGGTGCGGGAACTCGGCGACGGCTGGGACGAGTTGGAGATTCCGTACGGCCACGGCCTGGACGCCTGGCTGGTGGAGTTCGGTCCCGACGTGGTGGTCCTGGAGCCCGCCGAGCTGCGGGCCGACGTGGTGGACCGGCTGCGTGCCGTGGCCAAGGGCTGA
- a CDS encoding WYL domain-containing protein, which translates to MAGKPVRPTNAIDQTRRMLSLVTYLKERPGARVEDVARAFGITEDELVSDLDVLPMCGTSFRGGDLLDIDTDGERIWWHNPAALGEETAEPLRLAADEATALLVAARAVATLPGLRESDRQALLRATAKVETAAGEQAGASSRLSVTFESEGGVFADVDRAISERRRLWIRYYSPARDEVTEREIDPIRLVSVGHTYVEAWCRRSEARRTFRLDRVAEIKILDEPAAPPEIELRDLSEGLVQPAAEDPEVVVEVGPGGRWVAEYYPHDSADELSDGGLRITLRTPDPASLRRLALRLGRDGRIVSPRDLADSAREAAREALAAYDGVEALGAHGTDAGPEGRRDGQDGQYDRQEQGL; encoded by the coding sequence ATGGCAGGCAAACCGGTCAGGCCGACGAACGCCATCGACCAGACCCGGAGGATGCTCTCCCTGGTGACCTACCTGAAGGAGCGTCCCGGGGCGCGGGTCGAGGACGTCGCCCGGGCCTTCGGGATCACCGAGGACGAGCTGGTCTCCGACCTCGACGTGCTGCCCATGTGCGGCACCAGCTTCCGCGGCGGCGACCTCCTCGACATCGACACCGACGGCGAGCGGATCTGGTGGCACAACCCCGCCGCCCTCGGCGAGGAGACCGCCGAACCGCTCCGGCTCGCCGCCGACGAGGCGACCGCGCTCCTCGTGGCCGCCCGCGCGGTGGCCACGCTGCCGGGCCTGCGGGAGAGCGACCGGCAGGCGCTGCTGCGGGCCACCGCCAAGGTGGAGACCGCGGCCGGGGAACAGGCGGGCGCGAGCTCCCGGCTGTCGGTGACCTTCGAGTCCGAGGGCGGGGTCTTCGCGGACGTCGACCGGGCCATCTCCGAGCGGCGCCGCCTGTGGATCCGCTACTACTCCCCGGCCCGCGACGAGGTCACCGAGCGTGAGATCGACCCGATCCGCCTGGTCAGCGTCGGCCACACCTACGTCGAGGCCTGGTGCCGCCGCTCCGAGGCGCGGCGCACCTTCCGGCTCGACCGGGTCGCCGAGATCAAGATCCTCGACGAGCCCGCCGCGCCCCCCGAGATCGAGCTCAGGGACCTCTCCGAAGGGCTCGTGCAGCCCGCGGCCGAGGATCCCGAAGTGGTCGTCGAGGTCGGTCCGGGCGGCCGCTGGGTCGCCGAGTACTACCCGCACGACAGTGCGGATGAGCTTTCCGACGGCGGGCTGCGTATTACCCTCCGCACCCCCGACCCGGCGTCGCTCAGGCGCCTGGCGCTCCGGCTCGGCCGCGACGGCCGTATCGTCTCGCCGCGCGACCTCGCCGACAGCGCCCGTGAGGCGGCCCGCGAGGCGCTGGCGGCCTACGACGGGGTCGAGGCGCTCGGCGCGCACGGGACGGACGCCGGGCCCGAGGGGCGGCGCGACGGCCAGGACGGGCAGTACGACAGGCAGGAGCAGGGGCTTTGA
- the tatA gene encoding Sec-independent protein translocase subunit TatA, which produces MFGRLGAPEIILILVVIILLFGAKKLPDMARSLGKSARILKSEAKAMKEEGGSSTATPAGPPNTDEQASQRTIQAAPGDVTSSRPVTEPTDTTKR; this is translated from the coding sequence ATGTTCGGAAGGCTCGGCGCCCCCGAGATCATTCTCATCCTCGTCGTCATCATCCTGCTGTTCGGCGCGAAGAAGCTTCCCGACATGGCGCGCTCGCTCGGCAAGTCCGCTCGCATCCTCAAGAGCGAGGCCAAGGCGATGAAGGAGGAGGGCGGCAGCAGCACGGCCACCCCGGCCGGGCCGCCCAACACCGACGAGCAGGCCTCTCAGCGCACCATCCAGGCCGCCCCCGGCGACGTGACGAGCTCGCGCCCGGTCACCGAGCCGACGGACACGACCAAGCGCTGA
- the tatC gene encoding twin-arginine translocase subunit TatC — protein MLKSARKEEKDPEGRMPLADHLRELRNRLAKALLAIVIVTVVAAFFYNDIINFLTKPILDSIGCSKSFEELAKASSDDTTRKCARITINGLLAPFTLALQVSLTAGIVLASPIWLYQLWAFVAPGLHRHEKKYAYAFVFTGAPLFIGGAYFAYSVLPTTAKVLIDFTPSGSIDNLLPLDDLLQLVTRMVIVFGLSFELPLLLVMLNLTGLITGKRMLGWWRGMIMGITVFAAVATPSTDPLSMLALAGPIWVLYFFAVVFSLANDRRKRRREAEGPADDEASDLDLTPEDIGEVETVAVSRSLPQQAEADGPRVNGYDDVT, from the coding sequence TTGCTCAAGTCTGCCCGCAAAGAGGAGAAGGATCCCGAGGGGCGGATGCCTCTCGCGGATCACCTTCGTGAGCTCCGCAACCGGCTTGCGAAGGCCTTGCTGGCCATCGTCATCGTCACGGTGGTCGCTGCCTTCTTCTACAACGACATCATCAACTTCCTGACGAAGCCGATCCTGGACTCGATCGGGTGCAGCAAGAGCTTCGAGGAACTCGCCAAGGCGTCGTCGGACGACACCACGCGGAAGTGCGCCCGGATCACCATCAACGGCCTGCTCGCGCCGTTCACGCTGGCCCTCCAGGTCTCCCTGACGGCGGGTATCGTCCTGGCCTCGCCGATCTGGCTGTACCAGCTCTGGGCGTTCGTCGCCCCGGGCCTGCACCGGCACGAGAAGAAGTACGCATACGCGTTCGTGTTCACCGGTGCCCCGCTGTTCATCGGTGGCGCCTACTTCGCGTACTCGGTGCTCCCCACCACCGCGAAGGTACTGATCGACTTCACGCCGAGCGGCAGCATCGACAACCTGCTCCCGCTCGACGATCTGCTGCAGCTCGTCACCCGCATGGTGATCGTCTTCGGTCTGTCCTTCGAGTTGCCGCTGTTGTTGGTCATGCTCAATCTCACCGGCCTGATCACCGGCAAGCGGATGCTTGGCTGGTGGCGGGGCATGATCATGGGCATCACCGTGTTCGCCGCCGTGGCGACGCCGAGCACGGACCCGCTGAGCATGCTCGCGCTGGCCGGCCCGATTTGGGTGCTGTACTTCTTCGCGGTGGTCTTCTCCCTGGCCAACGACCGGCGCAAGCGCCGCCGCGAGGCCGAAGGTCCCGCCGACGACGAGGCCTCCGACCTCGACCTCACCCCTGAGGACATCGGCGAAGTCGAGACCGTTGCCGTCAGCCGGTCGTTGCCCCAGCAGGCCGAGGCGGACGGCCCCCGCGTGAACGGATATGACGACGTCACCTGA
- a CDS encoding DEAD/DEAH box helicase has protein sequence MIVLLSVGPGTLESTMTEDLSPAERYAAAKLRAAEQATALAGFREMYDFGLDPFQIEACKALEAGKGVLVAAPTGSGKTIVGEFAVHLALQQGKKCFYTTPIKALSNQKYADLSRRYGADKVGLLTGDNSVNSDAPVVVMTTEVLRNMLYAGSQTLLGLGYVVMDEVHYLSDRFRGAVWEEVIIHLPESVTLVSLSATVSNAEEFGDWLDTVRGDTQVIVSEHRPVPLFQHVLAGRRMYDLFEEGEGNKKAVNPDLARLARMEAQRPSYQDRRRGRAMREADRERERRQRSKVWTPSRPEVIERLDAEGLLPAITFIFSRAACEAAVQQCLYAGLRLNDEEARAKVRALVEERTASIPTEDLHVLGYYEWLEGLERGIAAHHAGMLPTFKEVVEELFVRGLVKAVFATETLALGINMPARSVVLEKLVKWNGEQHADITPGEYTQLTGRAGRRGIDVEGHAVVLWQRGSSPEHLAGLAGTRTYPLRSSFKPSYNMAVNLVEQFGRHRSRELLETSFAQFQADKSVVGISRQVQRNEEGLDGYKASMTCHLGDFEEYARLRRELKDRETELARQGADERRAEAAVALEKLKPGDVIHVPTGKYAGLALVLDPGLPAGRSNGHRGFEHHDGPRPLVLTAERQVKRLASMDFPVPVEALERMRIPKSFNPRSPQSRRDLASALRTKAGHIPPERARKKRSQAADDREIARLRTAIRAHPCHGCNDREDHARWAERYHRLLRDTSQLERRIEGRTNTIARTFDRIVALLTELDYLRGDEVTEHGKRLARLYGELDLLASECLREGVWEGLGPAELAACVSALVYESRAGDDAMAPKLPSGKAKAALGEMVRIWGRLDALEEDFRINQAEGVGQREPDLGFAWSAYMWASGKGLDEVLREAEMPAGDFVRWCKQVIDVLGQISAAAPVSAESSSVAKAARKAVDLLLRGVVAYSSVG, from the coding sequence ATGATCGTCCTGTTGTCAGTGGGGCCCGGTACGCTCGAAAGCACGATGACAGAGGACCTCTCACCGGCCGAGCGGTACGCGGCAGCCAAATTGCGGGCAGCCGAGCAGGCCACCGCGCTCGCGGGCTTCCGCGAGATGTACGACTTCGGTCTCGACCCCTTCCAGATCGAGGCCTGCAAGGCTCTCGAAGCCGGGAAGGGCGTGCTGGTGGCCGCCCCCACCGGCTCCGGCAAGACGATCGTCGGCGAGTTCGCCGTCCACCTCGCCCTCCAGCAGGGCAAGAAGTGCTTCTACACCACCCCCATCAAGGCGCTGTCCAACCAGAAGTACGCGGACCTCAGCCGCCGTTACGGCGCCGACAAGGTCGGCCTGCTCACCGGTGACAACAGCGTCAACTCCGACGCCCCCGTGGTCGTGATGACCACCGAGGTCCTGCGGAACATGCTCTACGCGGGCTCGCAGACCCTCCTCGGCCTCGGCTACGTGGTCATGGACGAGGTGCACTACCTCTCCGACCGCTTCCGGGGCGCCGTGTGGGAGGAGGTGATCATCCACCTCCCCGAGTCGGTGACCCTGGTGTCACTGTCGGCGACCGTGTCCAACGCCGAGGAGTTCGGCGACTGGCTCGACACCGTCCGCGGTGACACCCAGGTGATCGTCTCCGAGCACCGGCCCGTGCCGCTGTTCCAGCACGTCCTCGCCGGCCGGCGGATGTACGACCTGTTCGAGGAGGGCGAGGGCAACAAGAAGGCCGTCAACCCCGACCTCGCCCGGCTGGCCCGGATGGAGGCCCAGCGGCCGTCGTACCAGGACCGCAGGCGCGGCCGCGCCATGCGCGAGGCCGACCGGGAGCGGGAGCGCCGGCAGCGCTCCAAGGTGTGGACGCCCAGCCGGCCCGAGGTCATCGAGCGGCTCGACGCCGAAGGCCTGCTGCCCGCCATCACGTTCATCTTCAGCCGCGCCGCCTGCGAGGCGGCCGTACAGCAGTGCCTGTACGCCGGTCTGCGACTGAACGACGAGGAGGCGCGGGCGAAGGTGCGCGCGCTCGTCGAGGAGCGCACCGCGTCGATCCCCACCGAGGATCTCCATGTCCTCGGGTACTACGAATGGCTGGAGGGCCTGGAGCGCGGTATCGCGGCCCACCACGCGGGCATGCTGCCGACCTTCAAGGAGGTCGTCGAGGAGCTGTTCGTGCGCGGCCTGGTCAAGGCCGTGTTCGCGACCGAGACGCTCGCCCTGGGCATCAACATGCCCGCGCGGTCCGTGGTGCTGGAGAAGCTCGTCAAGTGGAACGGCGAGCAGCACGCCGACATCACACCCGGCGAGTACACCCAGCTGACGGGGCGTGCGGGGCGCCGCGGCATCGACGTCGAGGGCCACGCGGTGGTGCTGTGGCAGCGCGGCAGTAGCCCCGAGCACCTCGCGGGTCTGGCGGGCACGCGCACGTATCCGCTGCGGTCCAGCTTCAAGCCGTCGTACAACATGGCGGTCAATCTCGTGGAGCAGTTCGGGCGGCACCGCTCGCGTGAGCTCCTGGAGACGTCCTTCGCGCAGTTCCAGGCCGACAAGTCGGTCGTCGGGATCTCCCGGCAGGTGCAGCGCAACGAGGAGGGCCTCGACGGCTACAAGGCCTCCATGACCTGCCACCTCGGCGACTTCGAGGAGTATGCCCGACTGCGGCGGGAGCTCAAGGACCGGGAGACCGAGCTGGCCCGGCAGGGCGCTGACGAGCGGCGGGCCGAGGCGGCCGTGGCGCTGGAAAAGCTCAAGCCGGGTGACGTCATCCATGTGCCGACGGGCAAGTACGCCGGTCTCGCCCTGGTCCTCGACCCGGGGCTGCCCGCCGGGCGGTCCAACGGCCACCGGGGCTTCGAACACCACGACGGACCGCGGCCGCTGGTGCTGACCGCCGAGCGACAGGTCAAGCGGCTCGCGTCGATGGACTTCCCGGTGCCCGTCGAGGCGCTGGAGCGGATGCGGATCCCGAAGTCCTTCAACCCCCGCTCACCGCAGTCCCGTCGGGACCTCGCCTCCGCGCTGCGCACCAAGGCCGGGCACATCCCGCCCGAGCGGGCCCGCAAGAAGCGGTCCCAGGCCGCCGACGACCGGGAGATCGCCCGGCTGCGCACCGCGATCCGGGCGCACCCCTGCCACGGGTGCAACGACCGCGAGGACCACGCCCGTTGGGCCGAGCGGTACCACCGGCTGCTGCGGGACACCTCCCAGCTGGAGCGGCGGATCGAGGGGCGCACCAACACCATCGCCCGCACCTTCGACCGGATCGTGGCGCTGCTGACCGAACTGGACTACCTGCGCGGCGACGAGGTCACCGAACACGGCAAGCGGCTGGCCCGCCTGTACGGCGAACTCGACCTGCTCGCCAGCGAGTGCCTCCGGGAAGGCGTCTGGGAGGGGCTCGGCCCCGCCGAACTGGCCGCGTGCGTCTCGGCCCTGGTGTACGAGTCGCGGGCCGGCGACGACGCGATGGCGCCCAAGCTGCCGTCCGGGAAGGCCAAGGCCGCGCTCGGGGAGATGGTGCGGATCTGGGGTCGCCTGGACGCCCTGGAGGAGGACTTCCGGATCAACCAGGCCGAGGGGGTCGGGCAGCGGGAGCCGGATCTCGGGTTCGCCTGGTCCGCGTACATGTGGGCTTCCGGGAAGGGGCTCGACGAGGTTCTTCGGGAGGCGGAGATGCCGGCCGGGGACTTCGTGCGGTGGTGCAAGCAGGTGATCGATGTGCTGGGGCAGATCTCGGCGGCGGCGCCTGTCTCTGCCGAGAGCTCGAGTGTGGCGAAGGCTGCGCGCAAGGCTGTTGATCTGTTGCTGCGGGGAGTGGTGGCCTACTCGTCGGTGGGGTGA
- the atzF gene encoding allophanate hydrolase, which yields MSTTVTRVRAAYDRVEAVDRPEIWIDLRPREDVEREARAIDERLAQGEQLPLAGRLFAAKGNIDVAGLPTTAACPSYAYHPEADAPVVAGLRAAGALVLGTTNLDQFATGLVGTRSPHGAVRNAYAPSRISGGSSSGSAVAVALGIVDFALGTDTAGSGRVPAAFNGIVGLKPTRGLVPTTGVVPACASIDCVTVFARTLPEAEQALAHMTTGTAPSLPGRRPGPWRVAVPPREQLGELDEGWAEAYEAAVRQLTAAGASVRELDLTPFTEAAAMLYEGAFVAERYTAVGAFIDKATAQGDQTLDPTVAAIITRARDLPAHQLYADLDRLAALRTRALEELSDADALLLPTTPGHPTLAEVAADPLGANARLGRFTNSTNLFDLAAVAVPSGEVNGLPFGVMLIGPAHTDERLARIATLLQPETRLAVVGAHLTGQPLNPQLLSLGARLDRTTTTAPVYHLHALRTTPPKPGLEHVGEGGAEIEVEIWRMPAAGLGQLLSTLPRPMALGRVQLADGTGVPGFLCEPSALTDAKDITSYGGWRPYLNAE from the coding sequence ATGTCCACCACCGTCACCCGGGTCCGTGCCGCCTACGACCGCGTCGAGGCCGTGGACCGCCCCGAGATCTGGATCGACCTGCGCCCGCGGGAGGACGTCGAGCGGGAGGCCCGCGCGATCGACGAGCGGCTCGCACAGGGTGAGCAACTGCCCCTCGCGGGCCGCCTGTTCGCCGCCAAGGGCAACATCGACGTGGCCGGACTGCCCACGACGGCGGCCTGTCCGTCGTACGCCTACCACCCCGAGGCCGACGCCCCGGTGGTCGCGGGACTCCGTGCGGCGGGCGCCCTCGTGCTCGGCACCACGAACCTGGACCAGTTCGCGACCGGCCTGGTCGGCACCCGCTCCCCGCACGGCGCGGTCCGCAACGCGTACGCCCCGTCCCGGATCAGCGGCGGCTCCAGCTCCGGCTCGGCGGTCGCCGTGGCCCTCGGCATCGTCGACTTCGCCCTCGGCACCGACACGGCGGGCTCCGGCCGGGTCCCGGCCGCCTTCAACGGCATCGTCGGCCTCAAGCCCACCCGGGGTCTGGTCCCCACCACCGGTGTCGTCCCGGCGTGCGCCTCGATCGACTGCGTGACGGTCTTCGCCCGCACCCTCCCGGAGGCCGAACAGGCGCTGGCCCACATGACGACGGGCACCGCCCCGTCCCTCCCCGGCCGCCGCCCCGGCCCCTGGCGGGTCGCGGTCCCGCCGCGCGAGCAGCTCGGCGAACTGGACGAGGGCTGGGCGGAGGCGTACGAGGCCGCGGTACGACAGCTGACCGCGGCGGGCGCGTCGGTACGCGAACTCGACCTCACGCCCTTCACCGAGGCGGCGGCGATGCTCTACGAGGGCGCGTTCGTGGCCGAGCGCTACACAGCGGTGGGTGCTTTTATCGACAAGGCGACAGCACAGGGCGATCAGACCCTGGACCCCACGGTCGCCGCCATCATCACCCGGGCCCGCGACCTCCCGGCCCACCAGCTCTACGCGGACCTGGACCGCCTGGCCGCCCTGCGGACCCGGGCTTTGGAGGAACTGTCGGACGCGGACGCCCTCCTCCTCCCCACCACCCCCGGCCATCCCACCCTCGCCGAGGTGGCCGCCGACCCCCTGGGCGCCAACGCCCGCCTGGGCCGCTTCACCAACTCCACGAACCTCTTCGACCTGGCGGCGGTGGCGGTCCCGTCCGGCGAGGTGAACGGCCTCCCCTTCGGCGTGATGCTGATCGGCCCGGCCCACACGGACGAACGCCTGGCGAGGATCGCGACCCTGCTCCAGCCCGAGACCCGCCTGGCCGTGGTCGGCGCCCACCTGACGGGCCAGCCCCTGAACCCCCAACTCCTGTCCCTGGGCGCCCGCCTGGACCGCACGACGACCACGGCCCCGGTGTACCACCTGCACGCCCTGCGGACCACGCCGCCCAAGCCGGGTCTGGAACATGTGGGCGAGGGCGGCGCGGAGATCGAGGTGGAGATCTGGAGGATGCCCGCAGCGGGCCTCGGCCAGCTCCTCTCCACCCTCCCCCGCCCCATGGCGCTCGGCCGCGTGCAACTGGCCGACGGCACCGGTGTACCCGGCTTCCTCTGCGAGCCGTCCGCCCTGACGGACGCCAAGGACATCACGTCGTACGGAGGCTGGCGCCCCTATCTGAACGCCGAGTAG